A single window of Paenibacillus sp. FSL H8-0537 DNA harbors:
- a CDS encoding ATP-binding protein, with the protein MTKKVNEDFMYHYTPSLIGKQEEAKYKPQVISSYKDNPFIEALPPIFEEEHVAIHVGKYPDYNEEQRKLGSQTRLHLVQQICDYVEPLPSHLLVEQRLSRLMRHGYKARNPFFPETIRQFHIGFKEILNAGVGMDDANIAGVRSTATGFAILGVSGQGKTTAIESSLLLYPQVIHHSVYNGQPFIRKQLVWLKLNCPFDGSLRGLCLNFFQAVDSHLATDYFRKFASKGSSVDILIPIMAHISTLHGLGALVIDEIQNLSFMKSGGAERMLNYFTQLINTIGVPVILIGTFKAMKLLSGSFSQARRSTGQGDLIMDRLTDGEEWDYFIERLWRFQWTSNPTKLSEPIKKTMYELSQGIVDIAVKLYMLSQWEVIMYGDEKERITVSVLKDVANRHMRLIQPLLKVLKRNDPSAMMLIDDLRPTWDTLDEFLQKATEKVCLQGEIRTLEKRNDKTAINQEMFLELVKTAIDFGATADVSEVITERVLQRNESEKSIVTLRKELLKELELQETASDIVNPDVTMKTSSGTATKSRKSTKKEQPILEVDDLRNVTKSTNIKGEEVYEKLVEQGIVPSEEDLSKLII; encoded by the coding sequence ATGACTAAGAAAGTAAATGAGGATTTTATGTATCACTATACTCCGAGTTTAATTGGTAAGCAGGAAGAAGCTAAGTACAAACCACAAGTAATCAGCAGCTACAAGGATAACCCATTTATTGAAGCATTGCCTCCCATTTTTGAGGAAGAGCACGTTGCAATTCATGTTGGTAAATACCCTGATTATAACGAAGAGCAAAGGAAATTAGGGAGTCAAACAAGGCTCCATCTTGTTCAGCAAATCTGTGATTACGTAGAGCCATTGCCTTCTCATTTATTAGTAGAGCAACGTCTTTCCAGATTAATGCGACATGGCTATAAAGCGAGGAATCCTTTTTTTCCTGAAACAATTCGGCAGTTCCATATTGGTTTTAAAGAAATATTGAATGCGGGAGTTGGAATGGATGATGCAAATATAGCGGGAGTACGCTCTACAGCAACTGGGTTTGCCATTTTAGGAGTAAGCGGTCAAGGGAAAACTACGGCTATTGAAAGCTCTTTGTTGTTGTACCCTCAGGTGATTCATCACTCTGTCTATAACGGGCAGCCCTTTATTCGTAAGCAATTAGTTTGGTTAAAATTGAACTGTCCGTTTGATGGCTCACTAAGAGGGTTATGTTTAAATTTTTTTCAAGCGGTTGATTCTCACCTAGCTACGGATTATTTTCGGAAGTTCGCTTCTAAAGGCTCATCCGTGGATATATTGATTCCAATCATGGCGCATATCTCAACCTTACATGGACTCGGCGCGTTGGTCATCGACGAAATTCAAAATCTAAGCTTTATGAAGAGTGGCGGAGCCGAGCGAATGTTAAACTATTTTACTCAACTAATTAATACGATAGGTGTTCCGGTGATTCTTATTGGCACTTTTAAGGCAATGAAACTGCTATCCGGTTCTTTCAGCCAGGCACGCAGAAGTACTGGTCAAGGTGACTTGATTATGGATCGATTAACAGATGGAGAGGAGTGGGATTACTTCATTGAGCGGCTTTGGCGCTTTCAATGGACGTCAAATCCGACAAAGCTTAGTGAGCCAATTAAGAAGACAATGTATGAACTATCACAGGGTATTGTGGATATTGCAGTGAAATTGTATATGCTCTCTCAATGGGAAGTTATTATGTACGGAGATGAAAAGGAACGAATTACAGTCAGCGTTCTTAAGGATGTTGCAAATCGGCATATGCGGCTCATTCAGCCATTGTTAAAGGTACTGAAGCGGAATGATCCTTCAGCAATGATGCTTATAGATGATCTGCGGCCAACATGGGATACGCTAGATGAATTTCTGCAAAAGGCAACAGAGAAAGTGTGTCTACAAGGTGAAATACGTACATTGGAGAAACGAAACGATAAAACAGCGATTAATCAAGAAATGTTCTTAGAACTGGTTAAAACAGCAATTGATTTTGGTGCGACTGCAGATGTTTCGGAAGTAATTACTGAACGTGTGCTACAACGGAATGAGTCTGAAAAGAGTATTGTTACTTTGAGAAAAGAGCTTCTGAAAGAATTGGAGCTCCAAGAAACAGCATCTGATATAGTCAATCCAGACGTAACAATGAAAACGAGCAGCGGTACAGCTACTAAGAGCAGGAAATCTACAAAGAAGGAACAGCCTATTCTAGAAGTGGATGATCTCAGGAATGTAACAAAAAGCACTAACATAAAAGGGGAAGAAGTTTACGAAAAGTTAGTGGAACAGGGCATTGTTCCTTCGGAAGAAGATCTATCCAAACTGATTATTTAA
- a CDS encoding Mu transposase C-terminal domain-containing protein codes for MDRKQDTVITISIIDKNGLPKWGHLSELQNELDAGKIMKLPYDPYAKFMIPEEKLTPKEIEVRDHAWSCISDIVDREPSIYAKSERFQMIKDVCKRKNKGKKFIYKYLRYYWMGGKKINALLPRYRNCGGPNKKKNPTQKMGRKRITTIIAPELNGVLVNEDTRKNFDKYTRTIYLKVNRRDSVKHTYIEMLKECYGIETKIEHGVEVPIIPPYHKIPSIAQLRYHIRTRFTRQKRIVAREGKVNFDRDFRPLLGSETLKATGPGQIFEIDATVADVYLVSGDDSNQIIGRPVVYVVVDVWTHIVTGMYVGLEGPSWQGMMMAIENTCMNKVEFCAQYDLEITADEWPCHHMPQQFFADRGEMESKNADSLGKVLGIKLKNAPPYRADLKGIVEQQFRTLNLTLQPWMPGAVKKEYMKRGGPDYVLDAKLTLKDFTKMMIELILHRNNFHYMEHYPLDKALSKDQVRPIPRELWNWGIAHDHFLQEVPLDIVRLNVLPEAEVTASSEGIYLKGMFFGCEELARQGWFVQGKSIKTVIAYDRRCMNYVYVKVKDGRSFIKCHLLDKSSRFSNLSLEEIEMKRFEEKLQKNLYKSTLLQQEVSLSARLEKIKAQAEKRADIQRDHSLTKTEKKANIQPGRKIERDKLRIEQSFELERLVEAELEENEANTNNQVVETYRPKSKFDILSIARRKIEND; via the coding sequence ATGGATCGCAAACAAGATACTGTTATTACGATTTCCATTATTGACAAAAACGGACTTCCCAAATGGGGTCATCTTTCAGAACTCCAAAATGAATTGGATGCAGGCAAGATTATGAAGTTACCCTATGATCCCTATGCCAAGTTCATGATACCTGAGGAGAAATTAACTCCCAAAGAAATCGAAGTTAGGGATCATGCCTGGTCGTGTATTTCTGACATCGTAGATCGAGAGCCAAGTATCTATGCTAAGAGTGAACGTTTTCAAATGATTAAGGATGTTTGTAAGCGGAAAAATAAAGGGAAAAAGTTTATTTATAAGTACCTGCGATATTACTGGATGGGAGGCAAAAAGATAAATGCTCTGCTTCCCCGCTATAGAAATTGTGGAGGGCCCAATAAGAAAAAAAATCCTACCCAAAAGATGGGGCGAAAGAGGATCACAACTATTATTGCGCCAGAGTTAAATGGTGTTTTAGTAAATGAGGATACAAGAAAGAATTTCGACAAGTACACTAGAACGATCTACTTAAAAGTGAATAGAAGGGATTCCGTCAAGCATACGTACATTGAAATGTTAAAAGAATGTTACGGCATCGAAACCAAAATCGAGCATGGGGTTGAGGTTCCTATTATTCCACCTTACCACAAGATTCCAAGCATTGCTCAATTACGCTACCACATTCGTACTAGATTCACCCGGCAAAAGAGAATAGTTGCTCGAGAGGGAAAAGTTAATTTTGATCGTGATTTTAGACCTTTACTAGGATCGGAGACTCTCAAAGCAACGGGGCCGGGGCAAATATTCGAGATCGATGCTACCGTTGCAGATGTGTATTTAGTCAGCGGTGATGATTCGAATCAAATTATTGGCAGACCGGTAGTCTATGTTGTTGTCGACGTTTGGACGCACATAGTCACAGGAATGTATGTTGGTTTAGAAGGTCCATCTTGGCAGGGAATGATGATGGCTATTGAGAACACGTGCATGAACAAAGTGGAATTCTGTGCGCAGTATGATCTTGAAATAACGGCAGACGAATGGCCTTGCCACCATATGCCACAGCAATTTTTTGCAGACAGAGGGGAAATGGAGAGCAAAAATGCTGATTCGTTGGGCAAGGTTTTGGGAATTAAGCTGAAAAATGCGCCGCCATATCGGGCAGACCTTAAGGGGATTGTAGAGCAACAGTTCAGAACATTGAATCTAACGTTGCAACCTTGGATGCCTGGTGCCGTGAAAAAGGAGTATATGAAGCGCGGAGGACCAGACTATGTGTTGGATGCCAAATTAACGCTAAAAGACTTTACTAAGATGATGATTGAATTAATTTTACATCGAAACAATTTTCACTATATGGAGCACTATCCATTAGATAAAGCACTATCGAAAGATCAAGTTAGGCCGATTCCCAGAGAATTGTGGAACTGGGGCATCGCGCATGATCATTTCCTTCAGGAAGTACCTCTTGATATTGTAAGGCTGAATGTTTTGCCCGAAGCTGAGGTAACAGCAAGTTCTGAAGGCATCTATCTTAAGGGGATGTTTTTTGGTTGTGAAGAACTCGCTAGACAAGGCTGGTTCGTACAAGGGAAATCGATAAAAACAGTAATAGCCTACGACAGGCGCTGTATGAACTATGTCTATGTGAAGGTAAAGGATGGACGTAGCTTTATTAAGTGTCATTTGTTAGATAAATCTTCTCGGTTCTCTAATTTGAGCTTGGAGGAGATTGAAATGAAACGTTTTGAGGAAAAGTTACAGAAAAATTTATATAAATCTACGCTACTTCAACAAGAAGTCAGTTTAAGCGCAAGGCTGGAAAAAATCAAAGCTCAGGCGGAAAAAAGGGCAGATATTCAACGTGATCATTCATTAACTAAAACGGAGAAGAAAGCGAATATTCAGCCTGGAAGGAAAATAGAGCGGGATAAGCTGAGAATAGAGCAGAGCTTTGAACTAGAAAGATTAGTAGAGGCCGAGCTGGAAGAAAATGAAGCAAATACAAATAATCAAGTGGTAGAGACTTACAGACCCAAGTCCAAATTTGATATTTTATCTATTGCCAGGAGGAAGATAGAAAATGACTAA
- a CDS encoding TnsA endonuclease N-terminal domain-containing protein: MSKTRTRTTKASIARRLREGRGSGHFADYKPWLTIHDVPSTGIVTRIPGWKSGRLHHYLSEHFELAHHYQLEWSEAVIDIREQFPLLPLEKTLFISEKLGIRHPIDPKTKHPIVMTTDMLLTVRKGEDIGFIAHSIKPINKLNRRTLEKLQIEKHFFKDMGIEWSLITEQQINYDLVKNVEWIHTAKSLSCLGHINRDMVNKMQLVLYQALKQMDVPLAKVTLAMDEQYALPKGTCIQIVKHLIANRFWVIDMKQRVKATLDPLIIKENNYSIRGGLA, translated from the coding sequence ATGTCTAAAACTAGAACAAGAACTACTAAAGCATCGATAGCGAGAAGACTAAGGGAAGGACGAGGATCGGGACACTTCGCTGATTATAAGCCATGGCTCACGATTCATGATGTCCCGTCAACAGGTATTGTAACAAGAATACCGGGATGGAAGAGTGGGCGACTTCATCATTATTTATCAGAGCATTTTGAATTGGCGCATCATTATCAGCTGGAATGGTCGGAAGCAGTTATTGATATTAGGGAGCAGTTTCCATTGTTGCCATTAGAGAAGACATTATTTATTTCAGAGAAGCTAGGTATACGTCATCCAATTGATCCTAAGACTAAGCATCCGATCGTAATGACAACAGATATGTTGCTTACGGTCAGAAAAGGAGAGGATATAGGTTTTATCGCACACTCGATCAAGCCAATCAATAAATTGAACAGACGAACACTTGAAAAATTGCAAATAGAGAAACATTTCTTTAAGGACATGGGGATTGAATGGTCATTAATCACTGAGCAACAAATTAATTATGATTTGGTCAAAAATGTCGAATGGATACATACTGCTAAGTCACTTAGTTGTCTAGGTCATATTAACAGAGATATGGTGAACAAAATGCAATTAGTTCTTTATCAAGCACTCAAACAGATGGATGTCCCTCTGGCCAAAGTAACTCTGGCTATGGATGAGCAGTACGCTCTGCCCAAGGGAACTTGTATTCAAATTGTGAAGCACCTAATTGCAAATCGTTTTTGGGTCATTGATATGAAGCAACGGGTAAAAGCAACCTTGGATCCTTTAATAATCAAAGAAAATAATTATTCGATTCGAGGTGGGCTTGCTTGA
- a CDS encoding helix-turn-helix transcriptional regulator encodes MSEIGERIRDLRIKLEWTQDLLAQKIGTSKYVISNWERGIANPDHKQIVLLCNSLNVSADYLLGIIDVAAPYYQDSFGQLSLFPQVDYSFVKEASWDLLKLIDSGIVLIINNKVITNQDKRLLNEIISSIFNRLQEVTRETEERTKILLNTQISDEPTSDNSLL; translated from the coding sequence ATGTCTGAAATCGGAGAAAGAATTAGGGATTTGAGAATAAAGCTGGAGTGGACACAAGATCTTCTCGCTCAAAAGATTGGTACTTCTAAGTATGTAATATCTAACTGGGAACGGGGGATTGCAAATCCAGATCACAAACAAATTGTTCTTTTATGCAACTCCCTAAATGTGTCCGCTGATTATTTACTCGGAATTATAGACGTAGCAGCTCCTTATTATCAGGACTCATTTGGCCAATTGAGCTTATTCCCTCAAGTCGATTACTCTTTTGTCAAGGAAGCTTCATGGGATTTGTTAAAACTAATTGATTCCGGAATAGTATTGATTATCAACAACAAAGTGATAACCAACCAAGATAAACGCCTTCTTAACGAAATAATTTCATCAATCTTCAATAGACTTCAAGAGGTCACTAGAGAAACAGAGGAAAGAACGAAAATATTGCTTAATACACAAATTTCGGATGAGCCTACCTCGGACAACTCATTATTGTAG
- a CDS encoding DUF1153 domain-containing protein, which translates to MSREKYNNFDKFTILEEVSNGEIGFLEAAKKYGINKTILMKWQRRYKTHGYEGLERPTHLQKYSAKLKHEAVKDYLEGGLPQYQIIDKYKISSMRMLFNWINKYNGHSSLTANKGEATVMTKGHTTTWQEQIEIVQYGLTNQCDYQKTTGQFEVSYSKYTNG; encoded by the coding sequence ATGTCTAGAGAGAAATATAACAATTTTGATAAATTCACCATCCTCGAAGAGGTGTCGAACGGGGAGATTGGTTTTCTAGAAGCTGCGAAGAAGTATGGAATTAACAAAACGATTTTAATGAAATGGCAACGTCGATACAAGACACATGGATATGAAGGGCTGGAGCGTCCTACACATCTGCAAAAGTACAGTGCTAAGCTTAAGCACGAGGCGGTAAAAGACTACCTTGAGGGAGGCTTGCCTCAGTACCAGATCATAGATAAATACAAAATTTCAAGTATGAGGATGCTCTTCAATTGGATTAACAAGTATAATGGTCATAGCAGCTTAACAGCCAATAAAGGAGAAGCAACAGTTATGACAAAAGGGCACACTACGACTTGGCAAGAACAGATCGAAATCGTCCAGTACGGTCTGACCAATCAATGTGATTACCAAAAGACAACTGGACAGTTTGAGGTCTCCTACAGCAAGTATACCAATGGGTAA
- the murD gene encoding UDP-N-acetylmuramoyl-L-alanine--D-glutamate ligase, protein MFRTPGMRPDHPALDSARADGSRVTSEMEEFFALCPCPVFGVTGSDGKTTTTSLIADMLANGGHTVHLGGNIGTPLLTRAGEMSPLDACAVELSSFQLMDMTRSPHVAVITNLSPNHLDWHRDMNEYSAVKRRLLDFQSADDLAVLNGNNPTTATLRGRGRTKYFGGHTVRDGVIDGLVPIRDIRLPGWYNVENVMAAMTAVRGTVPDEAILETVRTFVGVEHRNQWVATVDGVHYYNNSIGSSPTRTIATLHAHVGRVLLIAGGRDKKVPFDEMVRLLPDHVKVLLLIGEAASQIEDAARRVPNCPPIFHCEDMVEAVVQAHKLATPGDTVLLSPACTAFDQYHNFEERGRHFVELVGTLSRSEGKV, encoded by the coding sequence GTGTTCCGTACTCCGGGCATGCGCCCAGACCATCCGGCGCTGGACTCGGCCCGCGCTGACGGCAGCCGTGTGACCAGTGAGATGGAGGAGTTCTTTGCGTTGTGTCCTTGTCCCGTTTTCGGTGTGACTGGTTCAGATGGTAAGACCACTACCACATCGTTAATTGCAGACATGCTGGCAAACGGGGGGCATACGGTACATCTGGGCGGTAACATTGGCACACCGCTGCTGACGCGCGCGGGCGAGATGTCGCCGCTGGACGCATGTGCGGTCGAGCTATCCAGCTTCCAGCTGATGGACATGACGCGCTCTCCCCATGTGGCGGTCATTACCAACCTCTCGCCCAATCACCTCGACTGGCACCGCGACATGAATGAATATAGCGCTGTCAAGCGCCGCTTGCTGGATTTTCAGAGTGCTGACGACCTTGCCGTCCTTAACGGCAACAACCCGACGACAGCAACACTGCGCGGGCGGGGGCGGACCAAGTATTTCGGCGGGCACACAGTCCGCGATGGAGTAATCGATGGTCTGGTACCTATCCGTGATATTCGTTTACCGGGGTGGTATAACGTGGAAAACGTTATGGCTGCCATGACCGCTGTGAGAGGGACCGTGCCGGACGAGGCAATTCTGGAGACGGTACGCACCTTTGTCGGCGTGGAGCACCGAAACCAGTGGGTGGCAACTGTGGATGGCGTGCATTACTACAACAATTCAATCGGTTCTAGCCCCACCCGTACCATCGCCACGCTACACGCGCACGTGGGCCGAGTGCTGCTGATCGCCGGAGGGAGAGATAAGAAGGTACCGTTTGACGAGATGGTGAGGCTACTGCCTGATCATGTCAAGGTTTTGTTGTTGATCGGTGAAGCGGCCAGTCAAATCGAGGATGCAGCGCGCAGAGTGCCAAATTGCCCGCCTATTTTTCATTGCGAAGACATGGTCGAGGCCGTGGTGCAGGCGCACAAGCTGGCCACACCGGGAGACACGGTGCTACTGAGCCCTGCTTGCACTGCGTTTGACCAATACCACAACTTTGAAGAGCGTGGGCGCCACTTTGTAGAGCTGGTCGGGACGCTGAGCCGGTCGGAGGGAAAGGTTTGA
- a CDS encoding IS630 family transposase (programmed frameshift) encodes MDKHTELEKVTVAMKQAKERRMYERYQAIYLYLKGTSMSAIADILNRNRMTVSSYIHTYENGGLAALQFKHSSGAPTRLTKEQQEQLIQTIAYSVPDEVGFTAKHNWTLELISAYVEREWGHRYSLRGVSKVMERLGLSYTKPTYTLAAADPEKQRQFAETTFPDLKKVLNDEIDHLLFEDESMIRDYQAIQKTWFLRGKQRIIPTTGKHRGVKLLATLDYETGRIVWQEDEHYTAETFLIFLQKVLGAYPAGNIVIVLDNARIHHAKLLQPFLNEQRDRLELVFLPPYSPQLNIVEGLWQWLKSSVINNVFYSTVAQIRLRVRKFMEEIMKHPHVIIDRLCVRL; translated from the exons ATGGACAAGCATACCGAACTGGAAAAAGTAACAGTAGCTATGAAACAAGCGAAAGAGCGGCGGATGTATGAACGCTACCAAGCCATTTATTTATACTTAAAGGGTACTTCGATGTCAGCGATTGCTGACATTCTAAATCGAAATCGAATGACGGTGAGCAGTTACATTCATACCTATGAAAATGGTGGATTGGCAGCCTTGCAGTTCAAGCACTCATCTGGCGCACCTACTCGGTTAACGAAGGAACAGCAAGAACAATTGATACAAACCATCGCCTATTCGGTTCCCGATGAGGTCGGCTTTACGGCCAAGCATAATTGGACGCTTGAGCTTATTTCTGCGTATGTGGAACGAGAATGGGGCCACCGCTACTCGCTTCGTGGCGTTTCCAAGGTCATGGAACGATTAGGGCTTAGCTATACAAAACCAACCTACACGCTCGCGGCAGCAGATCCCGAAAAGCAACGCCAATTTGCCGAAACGACCTTTCCTGACTTG AAAAAGGTACTGAACGACGAGATTGATCACCTGCTGTTCGAGGATGAATCGATGATTCGGGATTATCAAGCGATTCAGAAAACCTGGTTTCTTCGCGGAAAGCAACGAATCATTCCAACCACAGGTAAACATCGCGGGGTCAAACTACTCGCGACACTTGACTATGAAACGGGACGAATCGTTTGGCAAGAAGACGAACACTATACCGCCGAAACCTTTTTGATCTTTCTACAGAAGGTCCTGGGTGCCTATCCAGCGGGGAACATCGTCATCGTATTAGACAACGCTCGAATTCATCATGCGAAGCTGTTACAACCTTTTCTGAACGAACAGAGAGATCGGCTTGAACTCGTGTTTCTGCCACCTTACAGTCCTCAGTTGAACATTGTGGAAGGACTCTGGCAATGGCTTAAATCCAGCGTGATCAACAATGTGTTTTATTCCACTGTTGCTCAAATTCGACTGCGTGTCAGGAAATTCATGGAAGAAATAATGAAGCATCCTCATGTAATCATTGATCGCCTATGTGTTCGTCTTTGA
- a CDS encoding helix-turn-helix transcriptional regulator, with amino-acid sequence MLGERIREIRKKNQMNQMEFSNRVGVSQGTLSELEQNKYNPSLETLLAIIKEFNVHATWLLFGDMASQDEHKEVVGELNQVENSLIICFRKLSARDQREIVEIIELKNDRRVDKF; translated from the coding sequence ATGCTTGGAGAGAGAATACGTGAAATTAGAAAGAAAAATCAGATGAATCAAATGGAATTTTCTAATCGTGTTGGTGTGTCTCAAGGAACTCTAAGTGAATTAGAGCAAAACAAATACAATCCGTCACTAGAGACATTATTAGCAATTATAAAGGAGTTTAACGTACACGCCACATGGCTTTTATTCGGAGATATGGCAAGCCAGGACGAACACAAAGAAGTGGTGGGGGAGCTTAATCAGGTGGAGAACAGTCTAATTATCTGCTTCAGGAAGTTGTCTGCTCGAGACCAGCGGGAAATTGTAGAAATTATTGAATTAAAGAATGATCGTAGAGTAGATAAATTTTAA
- the glmS gene encoding glutamine--fructose-6-phosphate transaminase (isomerizing) encodes MCGIVGYIGKRDSQAILIEGLKKLEYRGYDSAGIAVFTDNGLEVSKAKGRLANLEGKLQGEPLHGSVGIGHTRWATHGKPSDVNSHPHTDNSAKFSVVHNGIIENYLDLKDELTVKGHVFVSETDTEVISHLVADEYDGNIIEAVQRAVKRMRGAFALGVLTEFEPEKLVAVRFASPLVIGVGKGENFIGSDIPAILEHTRDVYILDDGEMAILTRDGVELMTTEGAAISKEIFHVDWDLVTAEKAGFDHFMLKEIYEQPKAYRDTMLGRVADDGKSVQLSELTMTKDYIKTIRKVHIVACGTAYHAGLVGKTVIESIARIPVETDVASEYRYRSPIITPDTLVIVVSQSGETADTLAALREAKRNGAHVLAITNVVGSSIAREADDVLVTLAGPEIAVASTKAYTSQLVVFYLLSLYFADTLGTKNTAEVSEILAAMQELPEQVESILEQAPVLRDIAESISSHPSLFFIGRGIDYPVALEGSLKLKEISYIHSEAYPAGELKHGTLALIEEGVPVIALVTQEELYEKTLSNIKEVKARGANVLGIGNVGYEEEVSKSVDTLFSIPRTLPILTAALSVVPLQLISYYASLALGHDVDKPRNLAKSVTVE; translated from the coding sequence ATGTGTGGAATTGTAGGATATATTGGTAAACGTGACTCGCAGGCAATTTTGATCGAAGGGCTGAAAAAGCTGGAGTACCGCGGCTATGACTCGGCAGGCATTGCTGTATTCACGGACAACGGTCTTGAAGTATCCAAGGCAAAAGGACGTCTTGCGAATCTTGAAGGCAAGCTGCAAGGCGAGCCTTTGCACGGTTCCGTGGGCATTGGGCATACACGCTGGGCGACTCATGGCAAGCCATCTGATGTGAACTCGCATCCGCATACGGACAATTCGGCTAAATTTTCGGTCGTTCACAATGGCATCATTGAGAACTACTTGGATCTGAAGGATGAATTGACTGTGAAGGGTCATGTATTCGTATCGGAGACGGATACAGAAGTGATCTCGCATCTCGTAGCTGATGAGTATGACGGCAACATCATTGAAGCGGTGCAGCGTGCGGTTAAACGTATGCGCGGAGCGTTCGCGCTTGGCGTATTGACGGAGTTTGAACCGGAGAAGCTGGTAGCGGTTCGTTTTGCAAGCCCGCTTGTAATTGGCGTAGGCAAAGGCGAAAACTTCATTGGCTCGGATATTCCAGCGATTTTGGAGCATACGCGTGACGTTTATATTTTGGACGACGGCGAAATGGCTATTTTGACACGTGATGGTGTCGAATTGATGACGACAGAAGGCGCAGCTATTTCCAAGGAAATATTCCATGTCGACTGGGATCTGGTAACCGCAGAAAAAGCCGGATTTGATCATTTTATGCTGAAAGAAATTTATGAGCAGCCAAAAGCATACCGCGACACAATGCTCGGCCGCGTTGCAGACGATGGCAAATCGGTACAGCTATCTGAGCTGACGATGACGAAGGATTATATTAAAACGATTCGTAAAGTGCATATCGTTGCTTGCGGAACAGCTTACCATGCTGGCCTTGTTGGTAAAACGGTTATTGAGTCCATTGCCCGCATTCCGGTTGAAACGGATGTAGCTTCGGAATACCGTTACCGCTCGCCAATCATTACGCCGGATACGCTCGTTATTGTAGTCAGCCAATCCGGTGAGACAGCGGATACGCTTGCTGCTTTGCGTGAAGCGAAGCGCAATGGTGCTCACGTACTGGCGATTACGAACGTAGTGGGCAGCTCGATTGCCCGCGAAGCGGATGATGTATTGGTAACGTTGGCAGGACCGGAAATTGCGGTTGCTTCGACAAAAGCTTACACGTCGCAGCTCGTAGTATTCTACCTTCTCAGCTTGTACTTTGCAGATACATTGGGAACTAAAAATACAGCTGAGGTGAGCGAAATCCTTGCTGCGATGCAAGAGCTTCCTGAGCAAGTGGAAAGCATTTTGGAGCAAGCGCCGGTGTTGCGCGATATCGCTGAATCGATCTCCTCGCATCCGAGCCTGTTCTTTATTGGCCGCGGCATTGACTATCCTGTGGCGCTGGAAGGCTCGCTGAAGCTGAAAGAAATATCGTATATTCACTCGGAAGCTTACCCAGCTGGCGAGCTGAAGCACGGTACGTTGGCGCTGATCGAAGAAGGCGTTCCCGTTATCGCATTGGTCACGCAGGAAGAGCTGTACGAGAAAACATTGAGCAACATTAAAGAAGTGAAAGCGCGTGGTGCAAATGTGCTCGGTATTGGCAATGTTGGCTATGAAGAAGAAGTGAGCAAATCGGTCGATACGTTGTTCTCGATCCCGCGCACACTGCCGATTCTGACAGCTGCCCTGTCCGTAGTACCGCTGCAATTGATCTCTTACTACGCGTCGCTTGCGCTCGGACATGATGTTGATAAACCGAGAAATTTAGCGAAGAGTGTGACGGTGGAGTAG